Proteins co-encoded in one Acidovorax sp. 69 genomic window:
- a CDS encoding malate dehydrogenase: protein MSKKPVRVAVTGAAGQIGYALLFRIASGEMLGKDQPVILQLLEVPVEGPQKALKGVMMELDDCAFPLLVEMTAHSDPMTAFKDADYALLVGSRPRGPGMERAELLAVNGAIFTAQGKALNAVASRNVKVLVVGNPANTNAYIAMKSAPDLPRKNFTAMLRLDHNRAASQIAAKTGKAVADIEKLTVWGNHSPTMYADYRFATINGESVATMINDQEWNANTFLPTVGKRGAAIIEARGLSSAASAANAAIDHMRDWALGTNGKWVTMGIPSDGQYGIPKDTMFGFPVTCENGEYKIVEGLAIDAFSQERINITLAELQGEQDGVKHLL, encoded by the coding sequence ATGAGCAAGAAGCCTGTTCGCGTAGCCGTCACCGGTGCCGCTGGTCAAATCGGTTACGCCCTGCTGTTCCGTATCGCCTCCGGCGAAATGCTGGGCAAGGACCAGCCGGTCATCCTGCAATTGCTCGAAGTCCCTGTCGAAGGCCCTCAGAAGGCGCTCAAGGGCGTGATGATGGAACTGGACGACTGTGCATTCCCCCTGCTGGTGGAAATGACCGCGCACAGCGACCCGATGACCGCTTTCAAGGATGCCGACTACGCACTGCTGGTCGGCTCGCGTCCCCGTGGCCCAGGCATGGAACGCGCAGAACTGCTGGCCGTCAACGGCGCCATCTTCACGGCACAAGGCAAGGCACTGAACGCCGTGGCCTCGCGCAACGTGAAGGTGCTGGTGGTGGGCAACCCTGCCAATACCAACGCCTACATCGCCATGAAGTCGGCCCCTGACCTGCCACGCAAGAACTTCACCGCCATGCTGCGCCTGGACCACAACCGCGCTGCCAGCCAGATCGCTGCCAAGACCGGCAAGGCCGTGGCCGACATCGAAAAGCTGACCGTCTGGGGCAACCACTCGCCCACGATGTACGCCGACTACCGTTTCGCCACCATCAACGGCGAAAGCGTCGCGACGATGATCAACGACCAGGAATGGAATGCCAATACCTTCCTGCCCACCGTGGGCAAGCGCGGCGCGGCCATCATCGAAGCCCGTGGTCTGTCGTCGGCTGCTTCGGCTGCCAACGCTGCCATTGATCACATGCGCGACTGGGCCCTGGGCACCAACGGCAAGTGGGTCACCATGGGTATTCCTTCGGACGGCCAGTACGGTATCCCCAAGGACACGATGTTTGGCTTCCCTGTGACTTGCGAAAACGGCGAGTACAAGATCGTTGAAGGCCTGGCTATCGATGCGTTCTCGCAAGAGCGCATCAACATCACGCTGGCCGAGCTGCAAGGCGAGCAAGACGGCGTCAAGCACCTGCTGTAA
- a CDS encoding CoA ester lyase — MQPTPLASGLRVAQAPAQGQGAAFSSAQPSRSHPRDVLLGAQAQTGFLPVCDHYSGVDARMRKSLQLQAEMTQEFGTCVFDVTLDCEDGAPVGFESEHARLVARLALDAAPTARVAARVHAVDHPAFANDVATIAGEAGHRLCHIMVPKVESVDDVLRVERALERVSAAQLPIHVLIESPAAVHRAFDIASHPRVQSLSFGLMDFVSAHGGAIPAEGMTSAGQFSHPLVVRAKLEIAAACHAHGKVPSHCVVTEFSDVAAMQGAAGRAARELGYTRMWSIHPAQIRPILQAFAPQQDDIENASKIIAAAALADWAPISFEGVLHDRASYRFYWQILERAHSTGRALPPSVRPWFDALTFVPS, encoded by the coding sequence ATGCAGCCGACGCCATTGGCATCGGGCCTCCGGGTCGCCCAGGCCCCCGCGCAGGGGCAGGGCGCTGCGTTTTCTTCCGCGCAGCCCTCCCGTTCGCACCCTCGTGACGTGCTGTTGGGGGCACAGGCGCAAACAGGCTTCCTGCCGGTGTGCGACCACTACAGCGGTGTGGACGCACGCATGCGCAAAAGCCTGCAGCTGCAGGCCGAGATGACGCAGGAATTCGGTACTTGCGTCTTTGATGTCACCCTCGACTGCGAGGATGGCGCCCCGGTCGGTTTTGAGTCCGAACACGCACGGCTGGTGGCCCGCCTTGCGTTGGATGCAGCGCCCACGGCCCGCGTTGCTGCCCGCGTGCATGCGGTGGACCATCCGGCGTTTGCCAATGATGTCGCCACGATTGCTGGCGAGGCAGGGCACAGGCTCTGCCACATCATGGTGCCCAAGGTCGAGTCCGTGGATGACGTGCTGCGGGTGGAGCGCGCGCTGGAGCGCGTTTCGGCCGCCCAGCTCCCCATTCATGTGTTGATCGAGTCTCCTGCGGCCGTGCATCGGGCCTTTGACATCGCGTCTCACCCCAGGGTGCAAAGTCTGAGCTTTGGCCTCATGGATTTTGTATCGGCCCATGGTGGCGCGATTCCCGCAGAGGGCATGACGTCGGCGGGGCAGTTCTCGCACCCGCTCGTGGTGCGGGCCAAGCTCGAAATTGCCGCTGCCTGCCACGCCCATGGCAAGGTGCCGTCGCATTGTGTGGTGACTGAATTCTCCGATGTCGCAGCCATGCAGGGCGCGGCAGGCCGCGCCGCGCGTGAGTTGGGCTATACCCGCATGTGGAGCATTCATCCTGCGCAGATACGCCCCATCCTGCAGGCCTTTGCGCCGCAGCAGGATGATATCGAAAATGCTTCAAAAATAATAGCAGCTGCTGCACTTGCTGACTGGGCACCCATCAGTTTTGAGGGGGTCTTGCATGACCGGGCCAGTTACCGTTTTTATTGGCAAATTTTGGAGCGCGCCCATAGCACCGGGCGTGCGCTTCCCCCCTCTGTGCGTCCCTGGTTTGACGCACTGACCTTCGTTCCATCGTGA